One Cardiocondyla obscurior isolate alpha-2009 linkage group LG09, Cobs3.1, whole genome shotgun sequence genomic window, GCTCGACGATTTGGCACGTTCCCCTGCCAATAAATTCTGCTCAAAACATCGATGTAATTTGGATTAGGTTCTCGCACCTCACATCTCACCCAAACGATTTTCGAATCGAAGGGCCAGTTCAGGCTTAATTCTCGAAACGGCTGCACTCGGACATTCAAGCTCTtcgttaaaacaatttttttcaacgacttaaataaaaattacaatacttttcttttaatgcggaaattaaaaatacaaataaataaataaatgatgagaagaaagaaagattcgAGAAATAAGATAACATGAACAAATAGTCATAAACGAAAAAACGAAGACGAGCGAGCATGCGACGAGAATAACGAGAAAGATGATACGCGGTGAGGTATGTGCTACCAGTATCTATTTGGTGACGTATAGAGTGGGGTAGGAGAAACGGTTTACAACGGAATATTGTCCCTTGTAATCCGCTCTCCAATATTTCATCAACTTTtctattccttttttttccgcgtggGTATCTTCAGAGAGGACAAACGTAGCGTCTCTCCCTTACTATATAAAATGCGTAACAGTGGTTTCTTTTATCCTCTTCATCAGTTTCTCTATTacaacgaaaaataatttaattcaatccGGTTACTCATTCAGTGTTAATAACGGCAAcgtctatttaaaaatattttacaatcgtCGGCGTACATTAAAGAGTTTCATTTCTTTTCAATGGAAAGTACTATCTTCAAGGTATAGTTCACGATGTAAATTATTCCtcggagaggaaaaaataaaaaaaaataaaaaaataaaaaaaaaagagaaaaatgtcaaaggagaatttttctttactaaCACCTAAGGCTCTTGATTCCAggttctttttccttttcgtcATGTCTTATCAGTACTTAAAACCTAGCGCTAACAAAAACCTCATGTAATATGCAAGGAACCGAGAGGGAAACTTAGGCGTGACGGTGTGTTTTCATTACCTTCCATCTCGGGACGCGGCCGCATGgtaaggaattaaaaaatttagtacaATCCGCCGCGAGCTATCGCGCGGAAGTCGAGTACCTCCGGCTGCCTGGAAGAGACCGCGAAACCCGGCGtcggaggaaaaaagaaaattcgccGCGTAATTCTGACATTCGCGGCGTAAATGTTACATCCCGCCGGCAAAGTGACTCGGCATCCTGGTAACGTTCTCGCGCGGGACGACGTGTTCGGTCGCTGTGAATTCGGTTCGCTGCAAATGTCGCAATCGTGCGCGCGCGATGTGCACGTCGAAGCTGAATTTCGAAAAAGCTCACGCACGATGAGCTAATTGTGTTAACACGCGTCCGTGTTTTTCCGCACGTGTAACAAGGTTCGGCTAATTAATGAAGGGTTGCGAGGTAATTGCCTATTAGCCGAGGCCAATGCCAAATTGGCGCTTTGAATTAAACGTCACGATGAAAGGCAAGTAAATCGATCGCGACATCCGTTGGACAGCTAAAGATTGTTATATTAAGAGATCTACGCTCTCGCCGTGCGCGAACAACGTTGGACGGTTTGTAATTCAATCTCGTTtagcttaattaaaaatcgacgtcaaattttttttttaaccgcacGCTCGACAGACGTATATCAAAAATGAAAAGTCGCGAAAGCGGTAAAGTCGAAGAAGACGCGAATGACGGAAAAGGCCGAGAGTAATTGCTGATTGCGGCGCCGGAGATATTGTCATAGTTTCCGTGTATTAGAGTGATCTACCGTAAAACGTCCGGCCCGCGACCAGATATTAAACGTCGCTATTAGTCGAGGTAATGAATTTTAAGGGAGATGAGCGGCCGTGCCCGTGCAGCTACTCTCTCCGTCCCCTTGCTCCGTCCCTCTCTCGCACGTTCTAGGTACTCGACGTAAAGGATTGCCCccgcgaaattatttcctttatAAATCAGAGGCCATACGTTTCGGCGTCATCCCACCTTATCCCGCCCCATGCAGACGCCCGCTATTCCGTCGtactctctcgctcgcgacgtCTCCGTGCCTCGCACCGGCGAGAGGAGGACAGAAATGGTTGAGGTTTATTAACGATATCTTCATGGAtggaaaattttctttaacaaagCTAAGAGCTCGAAATAGAAAGTAGAAATCGCTCCTTTCTTCAATATATTGCTTAGAGACCTGGCCGCGCGCAGCTCAACGCTTTTCTAAATTagttacattttctttctttctgatTATGCTGCGGGTGAAAaatcgatagaaaaaaaaaaaaaaagaggagtaCTGTAAGTTCTCAAGTCGCGGCGGTAACGTTGAAATTTCATCCTTCTCGAATAATGGAACGACTTCTAATTTTCGAGTGAGCTCATGCCGTAATGTATCGCGGTACTTTGACCTTGGCAACGCTGGGGAAAGCTGCGAGTCGCGAGGGAGATGCGACGAGGAAGAGACACAAGCGGACCGGTACCGCCGAGTAGTAGAGATCGGCTTGATTTGGTACCAGAATGGCGCGCTAGTGGATGTAGTAATTTGTCGGCTCGGAGAGGCGGCTGGCTCGGAGCTGATAACAGGGGGTGGTCCATTCTCCTCTGATTCGACCTCGCGTTACTACGCGTTCTACGACCGATCCTTCCCCGCCGACGACAATGACGGCCACCGTGCCCGCAGTCCCGCACGAACTACGCCGAGAATCCGGGATAAGACTTCTTCCGCGCGAGCCACGTGAGACGTCTGACGTAATGTGGTAAGAACAGCGGCGAAAGAGCGGGCAAAGGGAACGCGCGAAGGGAAAAGAAGATTCGCAGGAGGGATTTTCCATAATCGAGCATATTCCTCTGCGTTTACGAGCGACGATAACCCCGGGAAGCCACTCTCTCACCGCGGTCCCGCTCTTTATGAAACCCCGTTCCCGCAGAAATTATCATCGCCGTTTGACTAACTCCGGTAAAAATCCGAGCGTATACTAGGTATTCACGTTACAGTACGAGGGAATGTGcgtatttgtgtaaaattagTTTTCGCTCGCGGAAATGCGCCGTTGAAAATCTCCGTATCCGTTTAAATTAGAACAATAATTAGATTTCTCGGCGGAAAAACTAATgcggaaatattaattgactTCCTCGGCGGGATGTAGGCAGTGTACAGAATTATTTCAACGCAAATTACGTGACGGGAGTTGTCTTAATTCGAGAAGAATGTACTCGGGCCGAATTGAGATTCTTGGGCCCGCTGATTGGTCCTGGCAAACAAAGTTAGGCGCCTAATCTCGTTTCCTCAGTGTTCCGACCGGTTCTCAAATTCATTCTGCCAGGCCGTATGCGCGAGTATTAGTCGGTACGTGTGCCGGGCGAGTCCCGCACACGAACGGGCGTTTCCCAATCAGTTTAGCATTAGCGCGAAAAAGTTCTAATTACTCCGTGTGCGGTGAATAACTATTAGTTCCgcgcgtttaaaaattttttcacgcTAGCTTCTCCTCGTCCACTCGTTGAAATTTCGCGTGTGCGCGCCCACGTATCGTGCGAACgacaaaataattacacgCAACCCGATTATACGGTCAAAGTTTGCGCGCCTGTCCGGGCATTTAGCGCGCGGTATTTCTGCGCACAATGATTTAAAGGTTTTTATCCCATTTCGCGGGGACGTTTTTCGAGCAAGCGATCCGCTTGCAGTACTCCCCATATTGACTTGATCAAGCGGGCATAAATTCTCAACGGTCAAGATTCCTGGGCGTGACGTGAATAACGCACCTTATATCAAGCAGAGATTTTACGATCGTCACGAACAAATAAaaccattaaaaaatgttaatgccCGCTATCGATCGACGTGCGACctaaagtattataaaacCGGCGGATGAACATCTAATgaatgcaataattaataatttttctttttttttttgagaaaatgctgaaatatttataattgtttttattgaGAGAACCAGTCAGTTAaagaatctaaaaaaaatcactCTCGTTGGTTCATAAAAAAATCGCAGAAAAATCAGACTTTCTTAATAGTCTGAGACATCTCGAGAGGCCGTTCGCGAAGAAGGCACCAGCTGATTATCGCTCTCCGGTCTGGAATAACAGGAGGCGATATGTCTGACGTATGAGCGCgagttaaattaaagtttgcCGGCAGTGTAGGGGAAACAGGCCGCGGCGCCTTGTTTCAAAGCCGCGCGTTAACTGAAAGCTCAAAGTAATCTCACGTACCGATCCCATCGTAGCTTTAAAGCGCGACGGCGCAGAAAGGCGTTATCCGCGATTTTTCCCGTAACAAAGAGCAATTCCGTTCCGCAATTaattgccgccgccgccgccgccgcgcgtgTCCGTACCAAACTGCGTCCCCGCGCTTTAACGGCGTCGATCGtatcttattttatacgtataagCGGCAGAGAAATTACTCGGATTGTGCACGCTCCAGTTATACCTCCCACGGGCGAGTATAGCCCGTAAGCGGCCCTCAAGCGGTACGTGCAATTTTACAATGCGTTTACGTTTCAACCTCGCATGAACATCATTAATAGAATCCTTTGGCAATGCGATAGACAAAGTGCGAGTCAGTTAGAAAGACGTATCGCTTTCAAATGCGTTTACGTTTAACCCCTTCTCAATTAAATATGAAGGTAAACcgcgacattttattttcaggaaGTCGTGCGGGTATATGAAATTACGCCACGCTCTCTCGTGCGGCGTAGAGAGtggtttttataaaatttatcagtATACGGATTCACAACGGCTTTCCCAACTTTATTAGTCTCGCCGCACCGATGAATATTTCGTGAACTACGTTATGCGCCGGCATACATTTATAAGCTCATGACATTACGGGATTTCTAAtcagaatttatatttcgaaaacATGAAACTTGCATTTCCGGCCGATGTGCAATTATTCCCTCCCCGCCCGCGTGGCAGAAAAACACGTGTAATTTTCCGGCCGAGTTTCTCGCTATCATTGTCACGCCGACTAACTTTACACGCGTCGACGACCCGCTGTCATGGTGGCGAGATATCAGACGGTCTGATATCCGACGCTGCTTAGACATTCGCTGCTCAAATATTCCCGGGATTTCCGCACGACTTGGGTCGGATGACGTCCTCACGTCTAACACGGCGTGTATGCACGCGACCTACGCACACACGCTCCCAACATGTGCTTCAGCAAACGCGAAACACGACGCATCTTCCATCCATTAATGGGGATCCTAATGATGCACTTTTGCATGCCTACGTTTCGTCACTCTGAGATAAGCAGGATCAAATTCACTCCCTTATGCAACTAATATTTATCCATAAATATATTGCCGTTCTAATTATGtgtaaaatcataattttgttaattgattaatatcaTCCGCGTTATAATATCAATCAAACATCGCCATTTTAAGTAagtgatttattatttcataaaagtAATAAGAGAGTCGGAGGATCGGCCAGGAGAATCGGCTAGAAGATTAAATTGTGTtagaaatgtgaaaaaaaaaaaaatatcgtgttaatgttaaaaaaaataacgctaaaagaataaaaatttcgttcgagttttaatattacgacAGTATCGAAATGAATTTCGAGCGTCATTAACGAACACCATTGTCCGTGGCTGTACCAGCAGCGCAGAATACGCGCGTATACGCATTCTCTTGACTGTCAACTCACTTCCTGCGGACGCAGAGAGCTTTTTAGCGAACTGTCAAACTCCGCCGAACCACGAATTACTCATTCCAACACGTCCAATGTACTCCAATGTACTCTCGCACGGAGTGCGGCACAGATCAAAGATTCCGGAATTCCGCGACCACGGATTTGAAACATCGATTCTAGACCACGAAGTGCTGGGAGATTGACCGTTCGAACGACAGATCTGGCTCGCGTTTAACAGTTGAAAATACCGAACAATTCGTTAATGAACTCCGTCAGGAATTTTATTctagtaaaaaatataccgTCAATTCAAGCGGCAACATTTTCTGTATATTTTACGCCCACCTctcgcaaaataaataaataaagttttataaaatacaaataattatttcctaaTTATCATATTTCACTCGCGAAGAGGATTAATACGCAATTTTGAGAATATCACTAGTATTCTCATTCAATTACACAGGCAAAATTGTAATTCGATACTTGGAGAATAGACTGTTTTTgcaaagaattttaattgtatcagatgtaatttaaatttatcaaatacaACCGATACGTTTTACGTTTTGGCACATTTGAGAACAAAATTGatctgattaaattaaaatgcttgataaatttttgattaattttacatcgGCAGTAGAACGCAGTACATTTTCCAGAATAAATGCGCACCCAGGCGATACCAGTTCGAAGTAAAGCGCGGCgagcaattatttttcgcCAATTGTCTCTTTCGCCGAATGCGAGATCCACCCAACCGAAAGACTGGCGACAGCTGAGACACCGGAAATAAGATAACGAGCATAACTTGTCCCATCGTTAGGTCAATGTACCGCAGTGCGAATGTTAGTGCGCTCTACCTCGCGTAAATTATGTACGTAATTACGTACGTAACTTATTGTTAGCGCAATGCGTctatttattgcaaaatatacACGTGCGCGAGCACATTGGAAGTTTCCGAGCTTCCTCAGTCGCCACGAGCGAGCGCAATTTGTGCTGCAGCTTATTGGCCGGCAGTTAATACCGAAGTTGCGTAACTATACGATGCTCGTTTCGAAAAGGTATTTTGCtgctaaaataattactttgtaaaatgtattttcctCCTTACCCTTCCTCCTTctctcatatttttattaaattgcaaaatattttttaatattgtccAAAAATAaccaaaattacatttattataaacgaTACTAAAACGCTCATTATAGTTGCATACGGTATATATAGcgtacttataaaaaatttacatgtttTCTAGAGTACTCAGTCTAACGAAAAtctgatataaattatataatcaaTACACCATTAATGTGTttgcatattaaatttcaaaaataaattctgttttatttccCGCCTGCGCGCGTTAATCTCGCTCCGTAAAAGtgattaattatgaaaataaaagcaaccgttgcatttattaaacatcacagagtgtatgtgtgtgtgtgtatgtacgaTATTTATACATGTAACATTTTTCGAAGAGACTTAAATgacaaataattaagttataactattcatttacattaaatacaaagtaaatttatattttttctttaaattaaattaattaaactttttattttaacattgatctatctttcgtaaaaaatatgtaaatgtataaattaatccACAGTATATTAAGCTCGAGGTCCGTGGGTTCGCTACACCCAAATGACTGTGTGGATCAGTCATCCTCTGCGGAAATACGCAAAATGCAAAACGTAAATGGTGAAGACATCTTGTGGAGTATCCGGCAAATTTTGACCACATCAGCAAACTCGCGTGAATCATTTTCAGATAAATATTTCGGTATTATCCGCGATAGATACCAAATTCATGGTTGGAAACGTTCAGAGAACGAGAAGAGAACCCGAACGCGTAATAAACGTCAGTCGATGGTGCAGAACACGAGCCACGCGATCAATACAAGCTCTGGAGGAAAGTATCACCATCTCTTCCTGGTTCATGGAAGCTCGTCATGAAGTTGACGTCAGCGGCAATTGCGCTACGCATTGAATTTGTTtgatcgataataaaattaagtaccTTCAGTAGTCCACATCGGCATTTCGACAGACACAGAATGTCGGAAACGCGACAACagcttaattaaatacaaaaaaaatttaacgtcaGTTTCAAACTCATCAATCTATTACGTGAGTGTAcaaaataacgcaaaattgtTCAAAATGTCTCATCCATCAAAATTGAAACACCCCAAACGTCGTGATTTAATGCAAAAGCTACGCATTATGGAAGGAATAAAGTAtgttgattaaataatataaaaacagaactaatataaaactaatgtaCGCATTTACTGACTAAAACAATTCTGTAgatattaagtatattttgccggaattataaattagtaaatattttttaatcaggTATAATATATAACCTTGCTTCACAGGGGGGAACGTTCTTTTCCTAAATCGAAGGAGTATTGGAAAAAGTTTTGTGACGACcaagaaaaaaagttgattAGAGTAAGAGAATCTCTTCCCAAATCTCCCTACTATCCTATCATTCCTATTTTTCGCGAATTCGAAACTAGTCACCGcgacattgtaaattttaacgGTTCTATCGCTCCTCAAGGCTTCAATAAAAACGTACTTCTCGTAGATCAAAAATCTTCTAAAacatcaaatatttttataaaaaaaaatgaaaatgtttcCTTCAACATACGAGAGCCAATAGTTAAAATTTCTCCTCCCACGCCTAAGAAACCATCGAAAAATGATACGGCtaggaaaaaggagaaacaACAGGTGCTTTTTGccattgaaaataaatttacgatcCAAAAAGCGGATTCGTATAAAGAATCGGAGCCTCTTGATATTCCTTCCAAAAATTCTATCATACCACATGACGGATCGAGAGATGGAAGAGTGTACTCAAAGGAAACGTGTCCCTTTCACAGATACGAACCTgcggtaaaaattttcgacGATGATATCGAGAGATATTTGACGGAAGACCCGAGAGCAAGCGTGTCGCCCGGAGAAAAATTGAACAAATTGCCGCACGTAAAAGATGAATCTAAATATGGCGAAGATACCGATATGACGAACATAATAACTTCCGTCAAGAGCAAGAAAATCAAAAAGATTATTACTCCGCGAAGGGAATTGAAATCTTATTCGGATAATGCTATTGATTTGACCGCAACTGGAATTGCAAAACTTGTACCTAAAGATAAGAGAAATAATATACCGGATACACAACTCAATTTTGCATCCGACGTCGGTACATCGAAACTTAAATTATCTCTCGGCAAAATGTCaccgaaagagaaagaaatcaagaaaaatttaaaaattgtatcgtTATGTCCGAAATTGTTTcggtacgaaaataaaataacacctagcgaaataataaatcaattgtCGAACTCACAGACTTCTGAAATTCGAGGAGGGCTCGTAAAAGAATCAGAATGACAAGATGCGGTTCCTAATCTTCAAATTCAATTGAAGCGGACGATCGATAATGAACCGCGGGAATTCTTGAATTACTCACAACGATGCGCGTATAGGGCTCTAAAGCGCTTGACGCGCAACAAAAGCCTGAACTTTAAGCCCGAAATATGGAAGGAAACATCGATGAGATCCCGCGCTTCCACTAATGAATCGGCAGTGAATACAAACAAGTCAGACATCGGCGAGAACGAAAGTCCTGAATCCGGGACCAGCAGCTCggtatgttctttttttcgagaaatgcaaaaaaaattgagagcAACGTGGGCACCAAATATCGGCGAGCAGGCCGTTAAATATAAGTTGTTGAAAACGGACTCCGGCAAATCATCTATGACTCCCGCGAAATCACTGGCAAAGTCCGCTTTCAGTACAAGATTCGCCAGATACGATACTCGGGAAGACAGTTCGGCAAATCTCCTAGATGCCATTCCAAGGGTGTCGTGCTTTCAACGCAAGAACCGCGACAGGTGCTTATCGTGCATGCATAAGTCCATGCGGAAGGGAAGCGAAACCGAGGCTGTCAGTGCGGCGCGAGCAACACTGCTAACGGAAATTGAAGTGAAAGACGACAGCGAGTCCAGCTCCGGCGGACTTCCGGAATTTCGTGAGGAATTGCAAGAGATATTATATTCCCGGAGAAAGAGAATTCTGAGGTATCCGGAAACAGTTGAGGATGCATCAAGCAAAtcgacgtcgccgtcgcttCAAGTGGAACAAGAGGACGCCGAGATTTCGATAAAGATCGATCCAAATCAATCTAAGGATAAAACGCCGAAATCCACTGAAAGCCTGCTATCTAAAGACCTAAAGAGCTTGAAAGCTACTTCCAGCTCGATTTCGATATCGTCGGATATGGAGCGATCAAAAATTTCATCCTCGGCGCATACGTCTGACGACGAAACGTCATCTCCATTAGCACTGGACAACGATCCGtctcaatttaaaaatatggcACCCTGTCACCTGCCCACTGTCTTGTTGCCCAGCATGGAACCCTTCCGAGCCCTCAGGCACAGGAAACCGACTACCATGGAGGCGCGAATCGCTCTTATGGAAGCCGCGGCGTCGacctcgaaagaaaaatccgACGACGAATATAACGACGATGTGAAAGTTACAGAGGCAACGAAAAAAAGGCCGTCGCAGAAAGCGACCGGCGGGAAACTCGAAAAGACTGACGCGGAAAAGACTCCAAGAGCCCTCTTGAAAGTTAAATCGCAGCAACAGCTGATATCGCCAATTGTAGAATCTGCGCAGAAGGCCGAGCTGAAGCGAGGATACAGTTGCGCGAGCATCAAGGATTTATCGAAGGATTCTACGAGACGTACGTTCGAGGCTCCTCGAGACGAGGTGGAGAACGGGCGAGGGAAGGTAATCCCCTTGGAGGAGATAGATTCCGCGAAGGGGTCGACTTCCTCCGACTCGGTGAAAGGGGAGAGGCGCGCGGAATTACCGTTGCTGACTGTCGCcgaaatatcgcgattttTAGAGAGAGCGAAGCGCGGTGACGCTTCTTCCGCGATGATGCTGGAGAGTCTGGCGAGAGAGTTCTCCTCGCatgtaataaaacaatatcgCGCCGGCACATTGGCggcgaaaacgcgcgcgaaattaacCGCGAGATTAACGAAGCTGTTGGTGGACTCGAAACGTTATTTGAACCCCGACGAATTCCCATCTGACCTCGTTTTCTCCGCGAAACAGCCTCCCGCTTGCAATTCCCGTCTGCTGAGACGCATCCTACCGCTCGATTCCTACAATCTCGTCGCCCCATTATTGGGCATGCCGCAATGGTACCCGAAGAGACCGGCACAAAAAGTAGAGACTGACGTGTACGAGACGGAAGAAGAGGACGAGGAGGAAACGGAAGACGAGATTcctttcgatttaattgtgcgtacatttttctattggatatttagtaaaattgataataaatttcgattttttttttaaactctgttaaaaaatttaaatctgtAGCATTGCACACTTTCCCGgttatagttttaattaaatttcttgtaaaaatcaattaaaacaaactaaaattaatatttttactacgttacacattttttataatataaatcgcgaatggaaataaatctttcatttaatattctgAATTCTATCATTCCTCGAAGACAGTCCGCTTTGTCCGTTCGAGAGTTATTAGTTGAAAGTAAGCTTTTATACGCCCGCAGGTGCATCCCCCGACGACCAAAGACATTTCGACGAGCGGAGATGAACATAAAGTAGGTCAGGCTAGATCGAATCCTTACGCTCTCTTTTTGAGGAAACCGCGGCGCAAGGTAcgccaaataatattatcgGCTCCGACGCGAAATCCAACTGCCGTAGCTCCACGTAGCTGAAAGGCATCATTTCTTAATATTGAACCTGACCGATCGTCACAGGCTGTCACTTGGCGTTCTTTAACGGC contains:
- the LOC139105319 gene encoding uncharacterized protein: MSHPSKLKHPKRRDLMQKLRIMEGIKGERSFPKSKEYWKKFCDDQEKKLIRVRESLPKSPYYPIIPIFREFETSHRDIVNFNGSIAPQGFNKNVLLVDQKSSKTSNIFIKKNENVSFNIREPIVKISPPTPKKPSKNDTARKKEKQQVLFAIENKFTIQKADSYKESEPLDIPSKNSIIPHDGSRDGRVYSKETCPFHRYEPAVKIFDDDIERYLTEDPRASVSPGEKLNKLPHVKDESKYGEDTDMTNIITSVKSKKIKKIITPRRELKSYSDNAIDLTATGIAKLVPKDKRNNIPDTQLNFASDVGTSKLKLSLGKMSPKEKEIKKNLKIVSLCPKLFRYENKITPSEIINQLSNSQTSEIQDAVPNLQIQLKRTIDNEPREFLNYSQRCAYRALKRLTRNKSLNFKPEIWKETSMRSRASTNESAVNTNKSDIGENESPESGTSSSVCSFFREMQKKLRATWAPNIGEQAVKYKLLKTDSGKSSMTPAKSLAKSAFSTRFARYDTREDSSANLLDAIPRVSCFQRKNRDRCLSCMHKSMRKGSETEAVSAARATLLTEIEVKDDSESSSGGLPEFREELQEILYSRRKRILRYPETVEDASSKSTSPSLQVEQEDAEISIKIDPNQSKDKTPKSTESLLSKDLKSLKATSSSISISSDMERSKISSSAHTSDDETSSPLALDNDPSQFKNMAPCHLPTVLLPSMEPFRALRHRKPTTMEARIALMEAAASTSKEKSDDEYNDDVKVTEATKKRPSQKATGGKLEKTDAEKTPRALLKVKSQQQLISPIVESAQKAELKRGYSCASIKDLSKDSTRRTFEAPRDEVENGRGKVIPLEEIDSAKGSTSSDSVKGERRAELPLLTVAEISRFLERAKRGDASSAMMLESLAREFSSHVIKQYRAGTLAAKTRAKLTARLTKLLVDSKRYLNPDEFPSDLVFSAKQPPACNSRLLRRILPLDSYNLVAPLLGMPQWYPKRPAQKVETDVYETEEEDEEETEDEIPFDLIVHPPTTKDISTSGDEHKVGQARSNPYALFLRKPRRKAVTWRSLTAADLKGYDPEATLEMRARNITDKICRDFCEWLRSLGGIDKVIDEDILREMFEIDFTAEAGRTMKMSIREMPMVPDDVAVARQCLDARELAMTRKHLIRDAKAENKPAKTIAFGTAIPRELRFIPPRNRVREKWLRCENVMTDLETMDVVWKDITHLESVRAFAKWFSKRSKVSSRQVIFLTKLR